One genomic segment of Nilaparvata lugens isolate BPH chromosome Y, ASM1435652v1, whole genome shotgun sequence includes these proteins:
- the LOC120355150 gene encoding zinc finger protein 64-like, with protein MWPSISGTANATEVGGLDAHSISPVEKCTEQTVAGKETKLYSCADCSYETTRIDALKTHIRTHTGETPFSCNFCDYKCATLGNLKRHIRTHTGKKTFSCNFCNYKCAISANLKRHIRTHTGEKTFSCEFCDYKCSNSSDLNTHIRTHTGEKPFSCEFCDYKCSNSSDLKKHIRTHTGEKPFSCEFCDYKCAQSGGLKSHIRLKHTAEKACVKK; from the coding sequence ATGTGGCCTTCTATCAGCGGCACTGCCAATGCAACAGAAGTTGGTGGACTGGATGCACATTCAATCTCTCCAGTGGAAAAGTGCACTGAGCAAACTGTAGCTGGTAAAGAGACCAAGCTCTACAGCTGTGCTGACTGCAGCTATGAAACAACACGGATTGATGCTTTGAAGACACACATTAGAACACACACTGGGGAAACACCATTCAGTTGTAACTTCTGTGACTACAAATGTGCTACTTTAGGTAATTTGAAGAGGCACATAAGAACACACACTGGTAAAAAAACATTTAGTTGTAACTTTTGTAACTACAAATGTGCTATTTCAGCCAATTTGAAGAGGCACATCAGAACACACACTGGTGAAAAAACATTTAGTTGCGAATTTTGTGACTACAAATGTTCTAATTCAAGTGATTTGAACACACACATCAGAACACACACTGGTGAAAAACCATTTAGTTGCGAATTTTGTGACTACAAATGTTCTAATTCAAGTGATTTGAAGAAACACATCAGAACACACACTGGTGAAAAACCATTTAGTTGCGAATTTTGTGACTACAAATGTGCTCAATCAGGTGGTTTGAAGAGTCATATCAGACTGAAACACACTGCGGAAAAAGCCTGTGTGAAGAAATAA